In Picosynechococcus sp. PCC 7002, the following are encoded in one genomic region:
- the gyrA gene encoding DNA gyrase subunit A, translating to MTSPQERIIPTDLSNEMSRSYLEYAMSVIVGRALPDARDGLKPVHRRILYAMYELGLTPDRPFRKCARVVGEVLGKYHPHGDTAVYDALVRMAQDFSMRDPLINGHGNFGSIDNDPAAAMRYTECRLQSLATNALLRDIESETVDFADNFDGSQQEPVVLPSRIPQLLVNGSSGIAVGMATNIPPHNLGEIIDGVTALIHNPEITIKELMQFIPAPDFPTGAQILGRSGIKDAYMTGRGSITMRGVAEIETLRQNGREKEAIIVTQLPYQTNKAALIERIADMVNDKKIDGISDIRDESDRQGMRIVIELKRDAYPRVVLNNLYKHTPLQANFGANMLALVNGEPQLLNLKQFLQVFLDFRVEVITRRTRYELRKAQERDHILQGLLIALDNLDAVIHLIRQAADTAIARQGLMDGYNLSQAQADAILQMQLRRLTALEADKIEAEHQDLLLKITDLEDILARRERVYAIIEAELTEIKTIHQSDRRTELVLDDGDLQDIDLIANEQAAILLTEQGYIKRMPVATFDAQNRATRGKAATKMKEDDGVDHFLTCCDHDHVLFFTERGVVYSLSAYQIPQSSRTARGLPAIQLLPIPKDEKITAMLAVSEFTEDEYLVMLTQNGYIKKTALSAFAKIRSNGLIAISLEDGDELRWVRLARQEDSIIVASSEGMAIHFQADHNQLRPLGRSTRGVRAMKLKSDDDKLVSMDIVSSQITAAIAAADTAEDEDDNEEVTENVDQGPWVIAVTTKGFGKRVPVGRFRLQNRAGVGLRAIKFKSKADRLASLRIVNPEDELMLVTGRGIMIRQAVESISLQSRSATGVRVQRLDGDDAIVAVALVPPPAEEDGLETVDMTAEEE from the coding sequence ATGACCTCCCCCCAGGAGCGCATTATTCCCACCGATTTAAGCAATGAAATGTCACGCTCGTACCTAGAGTACGCCATGAGTGTGATTGTGGGGCGGGCGTTACCCGATGCACGGGATGGCTTAAAACCCGTACACCGTCGTATTTTGTATGCGATGTATGAATTGGGTTTGACCCCAGATCGCCCTTTCCGGAAATGTGCCCGGGTCGTGGGGGAAGTCCTCGGTAAATATCACCCCCACGGGGATACAGCGGTCTATGATGCCCTGGTGCGCATGGCCCAAGATTTTTCCATGCGAGACCCGCTGATCAATGGCCACGGTAATTTTGGCTCCATTGATAACGACCCAGCGGCGGCCATGCGTTACACCGAATGTCGGCTCCAGTCTTTAGCGACCAACGCCCTGCTGCGGGATATCGAATCAGAAACCGTTGATTTTGCGGATAACTTCGATGGCTCTCAACAGGAACCCGTTGTTCTCCCTTCTCGGATTCCCCAGCTTTTGGTGAATGGTTCTTCGGGGATTGCGGTGGGGATGGCGACCAATATCCCGCCCCATAATCTTGGGGAAATTATTGATGGGGTGACGGCACTCATCCATAACCCTGAGATCACGATCAAAGAATTAATGCAATTTATTCCGGCCCCTGATTTTCCGACGGGGGCACAGATTCTCGGTCGTTCGGGGATTAAAGATGCCTACATGACGGGTCGGGGTTCGATCACCATGCGGGGAGTCGCAGAAATTGAAACGCTCCGCCAAAATGGCCGGGAAAAAGAAGCAATTATCGTCACCCAACTGCCCTACCAGACCAACAAAGCGGCGCTGATCGAACGCATTGCCGATATGGTCAACGACAAGAAAATTGATGGCATCTCTGATATCCGCGATGAAAGCGATCGCCAAGGGATGCGGATTGTCATCGAACTCAAGCGCGATGCTTATCCCCGTGTTGTTTTAAATAATCTGTATAAACACACGCCTCTCCAGGCCAATTTTGGCGCGAATATGCTGGCCCTGGTGAACGGCGAACCCCAACTGCTCAATCTGAAGCAATTCCTCCAGGTATTCTTGGATTTCCGGGTGGAAGTGATTACCCGGCGCACCCGCTATGAACTGCGCAAGGCCCAGGAACGGGATCACATTCTCCAGGGATTACTCATTGCCCTCGATAATCTCGATGCGGTGATTCACTTAATTCGTCAGGCAGCGGATACGGCGATCGCCCGTCAAGGGTTAATGGACGGCTACAACCTCAGCCAAGCCCAGGCCGACGCCATTTTACAGATGCAATTGCGTCGCCTCACGGCCCTAGAAGCGGACAAAATCGAAGCAGAACACCAGGATCTCTTGCTGAAGATTACGGATCTCGAAGATATTTTGGCGCGTCGGGAACGGGTTTACGCGATTATCGAAGCAGAGCTCACCGAAATTAAGACTATCCACCAGAGCGATCGCCGCACAGAATTGGTCTTGGATGACGGCGATCTCCAGGATATTGACCTAATTGCCAATGAGCAAGCAGCTATTTTGCTCACCGAACAGGGCTATATCAAACGCATGCCTGTGGCCACCTTTGACGCCCAAAACCGCGCCACTCGCGGCAAAGCCGCCACCAAAATGAAGGAAGACGATGGCGTCGATCACTTCCTCACCTGCTGCGATCACGACCATGTGCTGTTCTTTACGGAGCGCGGCGTCGTTTATTCTCTAAGCGCTTACCAAATTCCCCAGAGTTCCCGCACGGCCAGAGGTTTACCAGCCATTCAACTGCTCCCCATCCCGAAGGATGAAAAAATTACAGCGATGCTGGCAGTGAGTGAGTTTACCGAAGATGAATACCTCGTCATGCTCACCCAGAACGGCTACATCAAAAAAACCGCCCTGTCTGCCTTTGCCAAAATTCGCTCGAACGGTCTAATTGCCATTTCCCTCGAAGATGGCGATGAACTCCGTTGGGTACGCCTCGCGCGACAGGAGGACAGCATCATTGTGGCCAGTAGTGAAGGGATGGCGATCCACTTCCAGGCTGACCATAACCAGTTACGTCCCTTGGGCCGTTCTACGAGAGGCGTGCGGGCGATGAAACTCAAATCCGACGATGACAAATTGGTAAGTATGGATATTGTGTCGTCTCAAATTACGGCGGCGATCGCCGCTGCGGATACAGCAGAAGACGAAGACGATAACGAAGAAGTCACCGAAAATGTTGACCAGGGGCCTTGGGTGATTGCCGTAACCACAAAAGGCTTCGGCAAGCGGGTGCCCGTGGGACGATTCCGCCTGCAAAACCGCGCGGGGGTCGGTCTCCGGGCGATTAAATTCAAATCTAAGGCA
- a CDS encoding ComEC/Rec2 family competence protein — translation MVFQRGIVLCLGYLIGLGLTGFWGPLNPQPSLLQWGLLVGAIALGTILATIFLPRYLWQVPRHFWPMLGLVMLLAVVYSQGRLPRPATNGLYSLTQSQPSLLQSPVEIQGQIYRSITTQEPNKQRFWFRVQNVNLGQNVAPQKENLYVTLSGDFSQFKLGDRLQLTGRLYKPQPPQNKFAFSFPDYLRQNNTFLGFSAWEAALTRREESLTEILRQRIQRSHREFLPDKPASLLSSMVLGRQTTNLDPEIYDLWVKAGLAYTVAASGFHVSLLLGVVLWLLRNQEEKTQFYGAAGTLLGYVLLTGFQASILRAALMGMGGLVALVLDRKVKPIGLLLMTATVLLLIKPLWLWDLGFQLSFLATFGLFTTLEPLQKKLDFLPPTVATAIAIPMAASIWTLPLLAYKFNVIATYSIPTSIVLSPVIGLVSLGGMVSGAVGLLIPELGGAIAYGLGWPLRGMIWLVEQVVALPGSQASVAALPLPQLLVFYGVMLLIWRSPWAQKQARPLIGGLLILFVTVLVYRHFNTTQVTIFGDRQTPIIVAQAGGKTLVINVGSPGFWEYTLEPFLRRSGLNQIDGLLSLTPPDPAAQTVDFSGELPIKQRFSLPQSPDKVTILRPLEPKRFGPIRLQLLQEDLHILEIRLQGQAFYLLSKQTADADFIAQWNPAILIAKAADLDFKIWQTLKPQKAIAIGSPQGHFLAPNRIVYWSETDGTIQWTPRQGLSSLAPNLP, via the coding sequence ATGGTTTTTCAGCGTGGTATCGTCCTCTGTCTTGGATATCTCATTGGTCTTGGTTTAACGGGATTTTGGGGGCCACTGAACCCGCAACCTTCTTTGCTGCAGTGGGGGTTATTGGTTGGGGCGATCGCCTTGGGGACAATCCTCGCAACAATTTTTCTTCCCCGTTATCTCTGGCAAGTACCGCGCCACTTCTGGCCGATGCTGGGATTGGTGATGCTGCTGGCTGTAGTTTATAGTCAAGGGCGTCTACCCCGTCCGGCGACCAATGGTCTCTATAGCCTCACCCAAAGTCAGCCCAGTTTATTACAAAGTCCTGTAGAAATCCAAGGGCAAATTTACCGCTCCATCACCACACAAGAGCCAAATAAACAACGGTTTTGGTTTCGGGTGCAAAATGTAAACCTAGGGCAAAATGTTGCTCCTCAAAAAGAAAATTTATATGTCACGTTAAGCGGAGATTTTTCTCAATTTAAGCTTGGCGATCGCCTCCAGTTGACAGGGCGTTTATACAAACCCCAACCGCCCCAAAATAAATTTGCCTTCAGTTTTCCGGATTACCTACGCCAAAACAATACTTTTCTGGGTTTTAGTGCTTGGGAAGCGGCATTAACCCGACGGGAAGAGTCGCTCACAGAAATACTGCGCCAACGGATTCAACGGAGTCATCGGGAATTTTTACCAGACAAACCCGCTAGCTTGCTCAGTTCTATGGTGTTGGGGCGTCAGACCACCAATTTAGACCCCGAAATTTATGATTTGTGGGTCAAAGCGGGCTTGGCCTATACCGTCGCCGCGTCTGGGTTCCATGTGTCGCTGTTGTTGGGGGTCGTGCTGTGGCTCCTACGAAATCAAGAAGAGAAAACACAATTCTATGGCGCGGCAGGAACTTTACTTGGTTACGTGCTGCTGACGGGTTTCCAGGCTTCGATTCTCCGGGCGGCCTTAATGGGGATGGGGGGTTTAGTGGCCCTAGTACTTGATCGCAAGGTCAAGCCCATTGGTCTTTTGCTAATGACGGCAACGGTGTTACTCCTGATTAAACCGCTATGGCTTTGGGACTTGGGCTTTCAACTCAGTTTTCTGGCAACCTTTGGCCTATTTACGACCCTAGAGCCACTTCAAAAAAAGCTAGATTTTCTTCCCCCAACGGTGGCAACGGCGATCGCCATTCCCATGGCCGCCAGTATTTGGACATTACCCTTACTGGCCTACAAATTTAATGTGATCGCCACCTACTCGATCCCCACCAGCATTGTGCTATCGCCCGTCATTGGCCTAGTCAGTTTGGGCGGTATGGTCAGCGGTGCCGTCGGTCTATTAATCCCAGAACTCGGTGGGGCGATCGCCTATGGGCTGGGTTGGCCTTTACGGGGGATGATTTGGCTCGTGGAACAGGTTGTGGCGTTGCCTGGGAGCCAAGCGAGTGTCGCCGCGCTACCTTTGCCGCAACTGCTTGTTTTCTATGGAGTGATGCTGTTGATTTGGCGCTCTCCCTGGGCCCAAAAACAGGCCAGGCCCCTCATCGGCGGTTTACTAATCCTTTTCGTTACAGTGCTGGTTTATCGTCACTTCAATACCACTCAAGTGACGATTTTTGGCGATCGCCAAACCCCTATAATTGTCGCTCAAGCGGGCGGTAAAACCCTGGTAATTAATGTCGGTTCCCCTGGATTTTGGGAATATACCCTCGAACCCTTCCTGCGTCGCAGCGGCCTCAATCAAATTGATGGCTTGCTTTCCCTGACGCCCCCCGACCCCGCCGCCCAAACCGTTGATTTTTCCGGTGAACTGCCTATCAAACAGCGTTTTTCACTCCCTCAATCTCCAGATAAGGTTACAATCCTCCGCCCCCTCGAACCGAAACGCTTCGGCCCGATCCGCTTGCAACTCCTCCAGGAAGATTTGCATATTTTAGAAATTCGTCTCCAAGGCCAAGCTTTTTATCTCCTCAGCAAACAAACCGCCGACGCCGACTTTATCGCCCAGTGGAATCCAGCCATTCTCATTGCAAAGGCCGCTGATCTCGATTTCAAAATCTGGCAGACCCTCAAACCCCAAAAGGCGATCGCCATTGGCTCTCCCCAGGGTCATTTTTTGGCCCCCAATCGCATCGTTTACTGGAGCGAAACCGACGGCACGATTCAATGGACGCCCCGCCAGGGTTTAAGCAGCCTTGCGCCCAATCTCCCCTAG